The segment TTTTCTCTGTTGTTTTGTAGCCTCTGTCATTCATAATCGCGGTTATTTTGCCGGCACCAAAGATTTGCTTGCTTTCGTTATATATTTCCTCTACGACTGGGGTTAATTCTTTTATTCTTTGAGCTGCTAATGTGTTTCCGTTTTTATTTCTGAATATATGATTGTAATAGCTTCCTTTTGGAACATTAAGAGCATCGCATAATGTGGTTATACTGTATACGGTGGAAAGCTCTTTAATGACTTCAAACCTTTGTCTTAAAGGTGCATCAACAGTACATCCGCAGATTTTGAGAATTTGAATTATATTTTCAAGTTTTTCGCAATGCATTTTCAACTTATTGTAATCGCCCTTGTTTAATGACTTAATGTTGTTGCTTGAATTACACTCGTTAACCCACTTGTACAATGTACTTCTTGCAATTCCGGTAGAATTGTGAATGGAAGTGATAGAAAAGCCGCTTTCGTATTGCTTAATAATTTTCTCCTTATCTTGCTTTGAATATGATTTGTTCATAGAAAAGAAACCTCCTTTAAAGTTAAAATGGTTTCTATTGTATCATAAAATATCAAAACAAGCAAAAAACTTGCTAATTTTGGAGAAATATGGTATAATAAATAAAAACTTCAATTGTAAAAGGAGGCAACCTCATGGAAAAATCTTACAAGCTAGGCTTAATCTTTGACAATCTTGCCGATGAATTAAATATAACAGAAGAAATGTTAAAAAAAGCAGAAACTGCTTATGATTCTTTAGGGGATTATTTAAAATCAAAAAATGATGAATGGGATGTAGTGGTTTATCCTCAAGGTTCTTTTGAGTTAGGAACTGTGGTAAAACCAGTGAATCCTAAAGAACAGTATGATGTTGATTTAGTTGTGTTAATTAAAAGCCCTGTTTTTAGTGCTAAAGAAATTCGTGCGGAGGTAAAGGAACTTTTAACTGCATATGGTCGATATGAAGGAATGATCGAAGATAAGAAACCGTGTATTAGAATTCGATATTCGGATTCCTCACAATTTCATATGGATATAGCATGTGCTAAAAATTGTGCCACACATGATGATACTATAGAAATTGCACGTCATGACGGAACAGGGTTATACTATTACGATATAAGCAATCCTCAAGGGTATATTGATTGGTTTAAAAAAGCTATGCAATACGAAACTATTTTAAAAGAACATGTTGTAATGCATAGTGCTCAAACAACAGTTGAGGATTTGCGACTCTCAAGGATG is part of the Oscillospiraceae bacterium genome and harbors:
- a CDS encoding nucleotidyltransferase, which translates into the protein MEKSYKLGLIFDNLADELNITEEMLKKAETAYDSLGDYLKSKNDEWDVVVYPQGSFELGTVVKPVNPKEQYDVDLVVLIKSPVFSAKEIRAEVKELLTAYGRYEGMIEDKKPCIRIRYSDSSQFHMDIACAKNCATHDDTIEIARHDGTGLYYYDISNPQGYIDWFKKAMQYETILKEHVVMHSAQTTVEDLRLSRMRNPLQKAIQILKRHRDIYFTNKPNSDKRPASIIITTLCAMAYEDTFGLYEKNNVYLTILNMLEQFPKYLEKNLDGEYWLNNPSNTSENFLNKWNDDQTLVSAFNEWIIKAKKDIVINPEEFIESDQQNLKKSLSESFGQEIAENTLVNFGKRIGEMADAGELLFEKDGGNITADKTRGTEYNRHTYFGGTYER